A stretch of the Actinomycetota bacterium genome encodes the following:
- a CDS encoding UTP--glucose-1-phosphate uridylyltransferase: MPIRKAVIPAAGFGTRFLPVSKAVPKVLLPVVDRPVIQYAVEELVRAGIDRICIVVSHGQGAISDHFSPAPELEAALEAAGKTEALASVRKPTELADIYYITQHRPLGLGHAVACARNFVGNEPFAVILPDELFDPGTRFMAEMAEVFDERQASVIAGMEVPHEHISRYGVIDAEDVTADPMKVRSLVEKPPVDQAPSDLAIVGRYVLEPEVMEILVKTEPGAIGEIQLTDALDVLARRGSLYAKRYDGRRWDVGNKQGFLKANFELAAERADLAEPVFGFPPSELT; the protein is encoded by the coding sequence ATGCCCATCCGCAAAGCAGTGATCCCCGCCGCCGGCTTCGGCACCCGCTTCCTCCCGGTGTCCAAGGCGGTGCCCAAGGTGCTGCTGCCCGTCGTCGACCGCCCCGTGATCCAGTACGCCGTCGAGGAGTTGGTCCGGGCGGGCATCGACCGGATCTGCATCGTGGTGTCGCACGGCCAAGGCGCCATCTCCGACCACTTCTCGCCCGCCCCCGAGTTGGAGGCCGCCCTGGAGGCGGCAGGCAAGACGGAGGCGCTGGCCTCGGTGCGGAAGCCGACGGAGCTGGCCGACATCTACTACATCACCCAGCACCGCCCCCTGGGCTTGGGCCATGCCGTGGCGTGTGCCCGCAACTTCGTGGGCAACGAGCCCTTCGCTGTCATCCTGCCCGACGAGCTCTTCGACCCCGGCACCCGGTTCATGGCCGAGATGGCGGAGGTCTTCGACGAGCGCCAGGCCAGCGTGATCGCCGGCATGGAGGTGCCCCACGAGCACATCTCGCGCTACGGGGTCATCGACGCCGAGGATGTCACCGCCGACCCGATGAAGGTGCGCTCGCTGGTGGAGAAGCCCCCGGTGGACCAGGCCCCTTCGGACCTGGCGATCGTGGGACGCTACGTGCTGGAGCCCGAGGTGATGGAGATCCTGGTGAAGACCGAGCCGGGCGCCATCGGCGAGATCCAGCTCACCGATGCCCTCGACGTCCTCGCCCGGCGGGGGAGCCTCTACGCCAAGCGGTACGATGGCCGGCGCTGGGACGTGGGCAACAAGCAGGGCTTCCTC
- a CDS encoding diguanylate cyclase → MVVPLAVVGVLAYRTGIDVINAANRNQVAAAQPTVMQLYTQRVSTIRAAITQVGADPKFQADLAAGDRGALQADLRLATSPATGLLNFLILAWPDQPPVSVLGQPLYLPGINAPTVTDLVTPATTTIPTPTQLLVAKSIVPITTAGSQTVVATLIGGLYLDNAFADSFTVGQKLGVTFVVNGQAVGSSVQVPVQTAAWPMPVTLQSGAGFSSTPLRTTMLHKSVDALVAPLTGGVPVSTGAVVVTGGIAPPTQTGENVASILIVLALAALAAGLVGYAVAHAIAGPLRQLAAGADAISAGNYETRIEVRSADEVGQLAHAFNEMTERLAAHVAQLQDSREELRRSLTRFGDTLRSTHDLDKILQVVLDTSIDTLRASAGVLFVVHPEGPFDGQLTVAAGRGVPTENLRLGAGEGIAGAVALSGEPLRASLEDEGRTVLPPAAAVEPPFESAVWVPVFAQGRIFAVLALYDREDGVAFAERDLDTLSSLADQAGVAIDNVVLHEEAQRLAITDSMTGIWNHRYFQLRFDQEMDRSARFRRPFCLLLCDIDDFKAINDTFGHPVGDAVLMELARRVRSEIRDIDVLARYGGEEFVLILPETDTDGGFLVAEKIRKRVAQARFAREAAVPVTISVGLASFPKAGTDQTALLRAADVALYEAKARGKNRTVIYEAEEHRATSVG, encoded by the coding sequence GTGGTTGTGCCGCTGGCTGTGGTCGGGGTCCTCGCGTACCGCACCGGGATCGACGTCATCAACGCCGCCAACCGCAACCAGGTCGCGGCCGCCCAACCGACCGTGATGCAGCTGTATACCCAGCGGGTGTCCACCATCCGCGCGGCCATCACCCAGGTGGGGGCCGATCCCAAGTTTCAGGCGGACCTCGCGGCGGGCGACCGGGGGGCGCTCCAGGCCGACCTGCGCCTGGCCACCTCCCCGGCCACCGGGCTGCTCAACTTCCTCATCCTCGCCTGGCCCGACCAGCCGCCGGTGAGCGTCCTGGGGCAGCCCCTGTACCTCCCCGGGATCAATGCGCCCACGGTCACGGACCTCGTGACCCCGGCCACCACCACCATCCCGACCCCCACGCAGCTCCTGGTGGCCAAGTCCATCGTGCCCATCACCACGGCGGGGTCGCAGACCGTGGTCGCCACGCTGATCGGCGGGCTGTATCTCGACAACGCCTTCGCCGACTCCTTCACCGTGGGCCAGAAGCTGGGCGTGACTTTCGTGGTCAACGGGCAGGCCGTGGGCTCGTCGGTCCAGGTCCCGGTGCAGACTGCGGCCTGGCCGATGCCGGTCACCCTGCAGAGCGGCGCCGGGTTCAGCTCCACCCCCTTGCGGACCACGATGCTCCACAAGTCGGTGGACGCCCTGGTGGCCCCGTTGACCGGCGGGGTTCCGGTCTCGACCGGCGCCGTCGTGGTCACCGGCGGGATCGCCCCGCCGACGCAGACGGGCGAAAACGTCGCCTCCATCCTCATCGTGCTCGCTCTGGCCGCCCTGGCCGCCGGGCTGGTCGGCTACGCCGTGGCGCACGCCATAGCCGGTCCCCTGCGTCAGCTGGCCGCCGGTGCCGACGCCATCTCGGCGGGCAACTACGAGACCCGCATCGAGGTGCGCTCCGCCGATGAGGTCGGCCAGCTGGCCCATGCCTTCAACGAGATGACCGAGCGCCTCGCCGCCCACGTCGCCCAGCTGCAGGATTCCCGGGAGGAGCTGCGCCGTTCCCTGACCCGCTTCGGCGACACGCTGCGCTCCACCCACGACCTCGACAAGATCCTCCAGGTGGTGCTGGACACCAGCATCGACACGCTGCGGGCGAGCGCCGGCGTGCTGTTCGTGGTCCACCCCGAGGGGCCCTTCGACGGCCAGCTGACCGTGGCTGCCGGGCGGGGCGTGCCCACCGAGAACCTGCGCCTGGGAGCGGGCGAGGGCATCGCCGGGGCGGTGGCGCTGAGCGGCGAGCCCCTGCGGGCGTCACTTGAAGACGAGGGCCGGACGGTGCTCCCCCCGGCGGCGGCGGTCGAGCCGCCGTTCGAATCCGCCGTGTGGGTGCCGGTGTTCGCCCAGGGGCGGATCTTCGCCGTGCTGGCGCTCTACGACCGGGAGGACGGCGTCGCGTTCGCTGAACGCGACCTCGACACCCTGTCGTCGCTGGCCGACCAGGCCGGGGTGGCCATCGACAACGTGGTGCTGCACGAGGAGGCCCAGCGCCTGGCGATCACCGACTCGATGACCGGCATCTGGAACCACCGGTACTTCCAGCTCCGCTTCGACCAGGAAATGGACCGGTCGGCCCGCTTCCGGCGGCCGTTCTGCCTGCTGCTGTGCGACATCGACGACTTCAAGGCCATCAACGACACCTTCGGCCACCCGGTGGGCGACGCTGTGCTCATGGAGCTGGCGCGCCGGGTGCGCTCCGAGATCCGCGACATCGACGTGCTGGCCCGCTACGGCGGTGAGGAGTTCGTGCTGATCCTCCCCGAGACCGACACCGACGGCGGCTTCCTGGTGGCCGAGAAGATCCGCAAGCGGGTGGCCCAGGCCCGCTTCGCCCGGGAAGCGGCGGTGCCCGTGACGATCTCGGTGGGTCTGGCGTCGTTCCCGAAGGCCGGCACCGACCAGACCGCCCTGCTGCGGGCCGCCGACGTGGCCCTCTACGAGGCCAAGGCCCGGGGCAAGAACCGCACCGTCATCTATGAGGCCGAGGAGCACCGGGCGACGTCGGTCGGCTGA
- a CDS encoding FmdB family zinc ribbon protein, whose protein sequence is MPTYVYECTSCKNRSEAVQKFSDPPLETCEQCGGELRRVIFPASIQFKGSGFYSTDNRRPAGAAKAKPGDKEKGGSGSGDGAKGESSSGKSGNSSGGSSGGSGGKSGGSSATRTAEKSA, encoded by the coding sequence GTGCCCACCTACGTATATGAGTGCACCTCGTGCAAGAACCGATCCGAGGCTGTGCAGAAGTTCTCGGACCCCCCGCTGGAGACCTGCGAGCAGTGTGGCGGCGAGCTCCGGCGGGTGATCTTTCCGGCGAGCATCCAGTTCAAAGGCTCCGGCTTCTATTCCACCGACAATCGCCGGCCGGCGGGTGCTGCGAAGGCGAAACCCGGCGACAAAGAAAAGGGCGGCTCGGGGTCGGGCGACGGGGCGAAGGGCGAGTCCTCCTCCGGGAAGTCGGGGAACTCCTCGGGCGGCTCTTCGGGCGGCTCGGGCGGCAAGTCGGGCGGCTCGTCGGCCACCAGGACCGCCGAGAAGTCGGCCTAG
- a CDS encoding S-methyl-5'-thioadenosine phosphorylase, which yields MAATAEIGLIGGSGFYRFLDATREVTIDTPYGPPSDALSVGEVAGRPVAFLPRHGRGHTIPPHRINYRANLWAFASLGVSRVLAPCAVGSLRPDLAPGTFVVCDQLVDRTWGRADTYFDGPEVTHVSLADPYCPELRALAASCLERLGLPLVASGTGVAIQGPRFSTRAESAFYTAQGWDVIGMTQYPEAALAREQELCLLNLSLVTDYDVGLEGMAPVTTAEVVAILRQNNDRLRGLLAELIPRIPATRGCACGSALADAQL from the coding sequence ATGGCGGCCACAGCCGAGATCGGGCTGATCGGCGGGTCGGGCTTCTACCGCTTCCTCGACGCCACCCGCGAGGTCACCATCGACACGCCGTACGGACCGCCCTCCGATGCCCTTTCCGTGGGCGAGGTGGCCGGGCGCCCGGTGGCCTTCCTCCCCCGCCACGGGCGCGGCCACACCATCCCCCCGCACCGAATCAACTACCGGGCGAACCTGTGGGCGTTCGCATCGCTGGGGGTGAGCCGGGTGCTGGCCCCGTGCGCGGTGGGCTCCCTGCGGCCCGACCTGGCCCCGGGCACCTTCGTGGTCTGCGACCAGCTGGTGGACCGAACGTGGGGGCGGGCGGACACCTACTTCGACGGCCCCGAGGTCACCCACGTCTCGCTGGCCGACCCGTACTGCCCCGAGTTGCGGGCGCTGGCGGCCTCGTGCCTGGAGCGGCTGGGCCTCCCCCTGGTGGCATCGGGGACCGGGGTGGCGATCCAGGGACCCCGGTTCTCGACCCGGGCGGAGAGCGCCTTCTACACCGCCCAGGGCTGGGACGTCATCGGGATGACCCAGTACCCGGAGGCCGCCCTGGCCCGGGAACAGGAGCTGTGCCTGCTCAACCTCTCCCTGGTGACCGACTACGACGTCGGCCTGGAGGGCATGGCCCCGGTTACCACGGCGGAGGTGGTGGCCATCCTGCGCCAGAACAACGACCGCCTGCGGGGGCTGCTGGCGGAGCTGATCCCCCGCATCCCGGCCACCCGGGGGTGCGCCTGCGGGTCGGCCCTGGCCGATGCCCAGCTCTGA
- a CDS encoding NADPH:quinone reductase: MRAAWYERTGPAAQVLAVGEMPTPEPGPGEVRIRLATSGINPGDVKKRRGWMGATMPYPRVIPHSDGAGVIEAAGPHASDDRVGQRVWCYGAQSDRPFGTAAEYVCLPESQAVPLPPVVDDAQGACLGIPGITAHWAVHADGPVAGQTIVVAGAAGSVGRAAVAFARRGGATVIATVTHDPGGGAPRAHHVVDLANEPLEDAVRRILGRASVDRVIEVAFGANAAADGAILRPGGIIAAYATDDPGAPFPFWPLLFNNVVVRLLGSDGFPPEVKAAGAHECSRAAADRDLVYPIAARFPLEQIARAHEAVEHPAAPGRVIIDL, from the coding sequence ATGCGTGCCGCCTGGTATGAGCGCACCGGACCCGCCGCCCAGGTGCTGGCCGTCGGCGAGATGCCCACACCCGAGCCCGGGCCGGGCGAGGTGCGCATCCGGCTCGCCACCTCGGGCATCAACCCGGGCGACGTCAAGAAGCGCCGGGGCTGGATGGGGGCCACGATGCCCTACCCGCGGGTGATCCCGCACAGCGACGGGGCGGGAGTCATCGAGGCCGCCGGCCCCCACGCCAGCGACGACCGCGTCGGGCAGCGGGTGTGGTGCTACGGCGCCCAGTCCGACCGCCCCTTCGGCACCGCGGCTGAGTACGTCTGCCTCCCTGAGTCCCAGGCCGTCCCCCTGCCGCCCGTCGTGGACGACGCCCAGGGCGCCTGCCTGGGCATCCCGGGCATCACCGCGCATTGGGCGGTGCACGCCGACGGGCCCGTCGCGGGCCAGACGATCGTCGTCGCCGGGGCCGCCGGCTCGGTGGGCCGGGCCGCCGTGGCGTTTGCCCGGCGGGGCGGGGCCACAGTCATCGCCACCGTCACGCACGACCCCGGCGGGGGCGCCCCCCGGGCCCACCACGTCGTCGACCTGGCGAATGAACCCCTGGAGGACGCCGTCCGCAGGATCCTGGGCAGGGCGTCCGTGGACCGGGTGATCGAGGTCGCCTTCGGCGCCAACGCCGCCGCCGACGGGGCGATCCTGCGCCCAGGGGGCATCATCGCCGCCTACGCCACCGACGACCCGGGGGCGCCGTTCCCGTTCTGGCCGCTGTTGTTCAACAACGTCGTCGTGCGCCTGCTGGGCAGCGACGGCTTCCCGCCCGAGGTGAAGGCGGCCGGCGCCCACGAGTGCAGCCGGGCGGCGGCGGACCGCGACCTCGTCTACCCGATCGCCGCCCGGTTCCCGCTGGAGCAGATCGCCCGGGCGCACGAGGCGGTGGAGCATCCCGCTGCCCCGGGCAGGGTCATCATCGACCTGTAA
- a CDS encoding gluconate 2-dehydrogenase subunit 3 family protein codes for MQVVDLGDLYVLNNASKYLARAFLDARHNYGQFPAGDPRAYIAESWRFPIVDAWADGTNFVPDYALNSVTFVYPVFPNTATPKAVSVIGTFGTLFEPIDLKPVAGEPLWAVTIILPKGRAYTYQYLVDGVPTLDPVNPQRVELDNGRIWSRLFTDLCSIPITFEDWELTLLDRLTQRILPFHTDAGQNFLRRFVDSLAGADKETQYAKAFRLDEPVGVVNFLDKLLAKQENHRLEDYRLCLVQIDRVVRANYPYAEPQDMPDQVFDDLYGQMASGNVAGWDTGAYGNPAFFLKLLRRHAYEGAFTHPKYGGNAGAAGWEYLEGRFTDASGNTLFNWERIMEPPLGASTDYRG; via the coding sequence GTGCAAGTCGTCGATCTTGGTGACCTCTACGTCCTGAACAACGCCTCCAAGTACCTGGCCCGCGCCTTCCTGGACGCCCGGCACAACTACGGGCAGTTCCCGGCCGGGGACCCGCGGGCCTACATCGCCGAGAGTTGGCGCTTCCCGATCGTCGATGCCTGGGCGGACGGGACCAACTTCGTGCCCGACTACGCCTTGAACTCGGTCACCTTCGTCTACCCCGTCTTCCCGAACACCGCCACGCCGAAGGCGGTGTCCGTGATCGGCACCTTCGGCACCCTCTTCGAGCCCATCGACCTCAAGCCGGTGGCGGGCGAGCCCCTCTGGGCGGTGACCATCATCCTGCCCAAGGGCCGGGCCTACACCTACCAGTACCTGGTGGACGGCGTTCCCACGCTGGACCCGGTCAACCCGCAGCGAGTGGAGCTGGACAACGGCAGGATCTGGTCGCGGCTGTTCACCGACCTGTGCAGCATCCCGATCACCTTCGAGGACTGGGAGCTGACCCTGCTGGACCGCCTCACCCAGCGCATCCTGCCGTTCCACACCGACGCCGGCCAGAACTTCCTGCGCCGCTTCGTCGATTCGCTGGCCGGCGCCGACAAGGAAACGCAGTACGCCAAGGCCTTCCGCCTGGACGAGCCGGTCGGGGTCGTGAACTTCCTCGACAAGTTGCTGGCCAAGCAGGAGAACCACCGCCTGGAGGACTACCGGCTCTGCCTGGTGCAGATTGACCGGGTGGTGCGGGCCAACTACCCCTACGCCGAGCCGCAGGACATGCCCGACCAGGTCTTCGACGACCTCTACGGCCAGATGGCCAGCGGCAACGTGGCGGGCTGGGACACCGGCGCCTACGGCAACCCGGCGTTCTTCCTCAAGCTGCTGCGCCGCCACGCCTACGAAGGGGCCTTCACCCACCCCAAGTACGGCGGCAACGCCGGGGCGGCGGGCTGGGAGTACCTGGAGGGGCGCTTCACCGATGCCTCCGGCAACACCCTCTTCAACTGGGAACGGATCATGGAGCCGCCCCTCGGCGCCAGCACGGACTACCGCGGATGA
- a CDS encoding GMC family oxidoreductase, with the protein MSDQTSFDVVIIGSGAGGAPIANILAKAGKSVLVLDKGPLLRPQYQDPTGLSGFKRDEMFSTGPEKIIHVPGVVNDGDSYYGSHVEPDVNDEPHVYRDANGQDRATIEGYTAQVVGGGTQLYGGVSLRFTATDMALASFNAGRTDLKQDPNGDVERESRDWPITYNDLEPYYCKAEQLVGINGTRANQLKPASVDYYQTPLDPNPISQFAAAGMDGLGMARYRTPLAVITQDHAPSGRKAGDSRTAFVNRYGDPLGYKSNTWVSLLTPVSTLPNFELRPNCVVTLLESDGGSKVTKVHYLSPGGTPTTVTGTIVVVACSAIETVRLLLLSGESDANFGGRVNQSGLLGTYFLTHCFGGGQAVVPGRFDKSVSLDSDWATDHCASDDFLKANGMWAGGAIYNNTSDEALPLALGRTHGAQDLDTIWQGFINDTSLIGENMMAFLDTNVGSRLSLAFMANQVPQRTNRIELHPTVTDKWGRKVAHIIKDWHSHDVYVMNTLADQCDQILHKGIGPSGSDFSHGAIWQASNAPARMANHIMGGARFGKDPKDSVLDPSCKAWNFDNLYVTDGSFMPTSGGGNPTLTIEANSFRVADILLKQL; encoded by the coding sequence ATGAGCGACCAGACCAGCTTCGACGTCGTCATCATCGGCAGCGGCGCCGGCGGCGCCCCCATCGCCAACATCCTGGCGAAGGCGGGCAAGAGCGTGCTGGTGCTGGACAAGGGGCCGCTGCTGCGCCCGCAGTACCAGGACCCCACCGGCCTGTCCGGCTTCAAGCGGGACGAGATGTTCTCCACCGGCCCCGAGAAGATCATCCACGTACCGGGCGTGGTCAACGACGGCGACTCCTACTACGGCAGCCACGTCGAGCCCGATGTCAACGACGAGCCCCATGTCTACCGGGATGCAAATGGCCAGGACCGGGCGACGATCGAGGGCTACACCGCCCAGGTGGTGGGCGGGGGCACGCAGCTGTACGGCGGCGTCTCGCTGCGCTTCACCGCCACCGACATGGCACTCGCCAGTTTCAACGCCGGCCGCACCGACCTGAAACAGGACCCTAACGGTGACGTTGAACGTGAGAGTCGGGACTGGCCGATCACCTACAACGACCTGGAGCCGTACTACTGCAAGGCGGAACAACTCGTGGGCATCAACGGGACCCGGGCCAACCAGCTGAAGCCCGCCAGCGTCGACTACTACCAGACCCCGCTCGACCCCAACCCGATCAGCCAGTTCGCCGCCGCCGGCATGGACGGCCTGGGCATGGCCCGCTACCGCACCCCGCTGGCGGTCATCACCCAGGACCACGCCCCCAGCGGGCGCAAGGCAGGCGACTCCCGCACCGCCTTCGTCAACAGGTACGGGGATCCCCTTGGCTACAAGTCGAACACCTGGGTGTCGCTGCTGACGCCGGTGTCCACCCTGCCGAACTTCGAGCTCCGGCCCAACTGCGTGGTCACCCTGCTGGAGAGCGACGGCGGCTCCAAGGTCACCAAGGTGCACTACCTCAGCCCGGGCGGTACCCCGACCACCGTGACCGGCACCATCGTGGTGGTGGCGTGCTCGGCCATCGAGACCGTCCGCCTGCTCCTGCTGTCCGGCGAGTCGGACGCCAACTTCGGCGGGCGGGTCAACCAGAGCGGCCTGCTGGGCACCTACTTCCTCACCCACTGCTTCGGCGGGGGCCAGGCGGTGGTCCCGGGCCGCTTCGACAAGTCGGTGTCGCTGGACTCGGACTGGGCGACCGACCACTGCGCCAGCGACGACTTCCTCAAGGCCAACGGCATGTGGGCGGGCGGGGCGATCTACAACAACACCTCGGACGAGGCCCTGCCCTTGGCGCTCGGCCGCACCCACGGCGCCCAGGACCTCGACACCATCTGGCAGGGCTTCATCAACGACACGTCGCTGATCGGCGAGAACATGATGGCGTTCCTGGACACCAACGTCGGCAGCCGCCTGTCGCTGGCGTTCATGGCCAACCAGGTGCCCCAGCGGACCAACCGCATCGAGCTGCACCCCACGGTCACCGACAAGTGGGGGCGCAAGGTGGCCCACATCATCAAGGACTGGCACAGCCACGACGTCTACGTGATGAACACCCTGGCGGACCAGTGCGACCAGATCCTGCACAAGGGCATCGGCCCGAGCGGCTCCGACTTCTCCCACGGCGCCATCTGGCAGGCCTCCAACGCCCCGGCCCGCATGGCCAACCACATCATGGGCGGCGCCCGCTTCGGCAAGGACCCCAAGGACTCGGTGCTGGATCCCAGCTGCAAGGCGTGGAACTTCGACAACCTCTACGTCACCGACGGCTCCTTCATGCCGACGTCGGGCGGGGGCAACCCCACGCTCACCATCGAGGCCAACTCCTTCCGGGTGGCCGACATCCTCCTGAAGCAGCTGTAG
- a CDS encoding cupin domain-containing protein — protein sequence MDSRFDDIFEDPQNSVFKVVFFPDRVYHAYSLSATRSDRYRYNVQEVRNALDICVMKGEVFLDGAFYSNLIRVEYRGGRLIEGIREKNRYMKDEVMCWVKLLPDDASKGAEDTLHLHYDPRIGAYYAEVWQTLEPPAGNWHDFKVMNLMGHENAITCIPAFLPALTDLKSLTRVDLAFRENDVEIPRGYHIGVNDAVWDNDYLRSHEAPTTQNPSDASNTIADSNYELTFQREFVVDANTVAPVRYRNPMMDAGNPDAADTNIIEMRWLFQRELGGSLVFFHEVTVPPGVVEGTHQHIGTEELYYIVSGTGFAYVGEGMAAGTENLPTVTRWIYGMGPQPCKEVPVSPGKVIFTKSGGIHGIRNPGTEPLKFVAFLYHTA from the coding sequence ATGGACTCACGCTTCGACGACATCTTCGAGGACCCCCAGAACAGCGTGTTCAAGGTGGTCTTCTTCCCGGACCGGGTGTACCACGCCTACTCGCTCTCGGCGACCCGGAGCGACCGCTACCGCTACAACGTGCAGGAGGTGCGCAACGCGCTCGACATCTGCGTGATGAAGGGCGAGGTTTTCCTGGACGGCGCCTTCTACTCCAACCTCATCCGGGTCGAGTACCGGGGCGGGCGCCTGATCGAGGGCATCCGCGAGAAGAACCGCTACATGAAAGACGAGGTGATGTGCTGGGTGAAGCTGCTCCCCGACGACGCCTCCAAGGGGGCCGAGGACACCCTGCACCTGCACTACGACCCCCGCATCGGGGCCTACTACGCCGAGGTCTGGCAGACCCTGGAGCCGCCGGCGGGCAACTGGCACGACTTCAAGGTGATGAACCTCATGGGCCACGAGAACGCCATCACCTGCATCCCCGCCTTCCTGCCGGCACTGACCGATCTCAAGTCCCTCACCCGGGTGGACCTCGCCTTCCGGGAGAACGACGTCGAGATCCCCCGCGGCTACCACATCGGCGTGAACGACGCCGTGTGGGACAACGACTACCTGCGCTCCCACGAGGCGCCCACCACCCAGAACCCGAGCGACGCCTCCAACACCATCGCCGACTCCAACTACGAGCTGACCTTCCAGCGGGAGTTCGTCGTGGACGCCAACACGGTGGCCCCGGTGCGCTACCGCAACCCGATGATGGACGCCGGCAACCCCGACGCCGCCGACACCAACATCATCGAGATGCGCTGGCTGTTCCAGCGCGAGCTGGGCGGTTCCCTGGTGTTCTTCCACGAGGTGACCGTGCCGCCGGGCGTCGTCGAGGGCACCCACCAGCACATCGGCACCGAGGAGCTGTACTACATCGTCTCGGGCACCGGCTTCGCCTACGTCGGCGAGGGGATGGCGGCCGGCACCGAGAACCTGCCCACGGTGACCCGCTGGATCTACGGCATGGGGCCGCAGCCGTGCAAGGAGGTGCCCGTGTCGCCGGGCAAGGTGATCTTCACCAAGAGCGGCGGCATCCACGGCATCCGCAACCCGGGCACCGAACCGCTGAAGTTCGTCGCCTTCCTGTACCACACCGCCTGA
- a CDS encoding cupin domain-containing protein yields the protein MEILHTDVVINVPPGTTPAYNAHNPLLKLLRLMEQVQLAASREVYLSEQTQFLFPISDLTLYGPSGGDHDILDPTQQDNKTDFQKQNVDDFHTTDTFLVRGLAATADWSGPFLRLSYRGGPDSLLSQKSGHALGASIRCSVQVGSAAFQTLTLPYNEASDRYEVEIWGYPGNDLADQLDARGKAALTSGELVVRTDIVQGAASDFNRDGLDGQYVTQVAPNHTMHPILPLTVVVAFSDSGGTVWDNNNGANYTYQFNMIVRGWDNYLGVGISPNPHGGVGFLEYRNLLSNYGRYAGSHTMDRTLMPWNFDAFGHKGHNGDVEPFLAVEYMDLHIVLPDCGIGLHRHRDNQEVFLMMDGDGFMVVGDWCKMDARERCMEIRTLRAGHFAMLKGGNLHALINPSDENLSLFMFGGYD from the coding sequence GTGGAGATCCTGCACACCGACGTCGTCATCAACGTCCCGCCCGGGACGACGCCCGCGTACAACGCCCACAACCCGCTGCTCAAGCTGCTGCGGTTGATGGAGCAGGTACAGCTGGCCGCCTCCCGGGAGGTCTACCTGAGTGAGCAGACCCAGTTCCTGTTCCCCATCTCCGACCTCACCCTGTACGGCCCGTCGGGCGGCGACCACGACATCCTGGACCCCACCCAGCAGGACAACAAGACCGACTTCCAGAAGCAGAATGTGGACGACTTCCACACCACCGACACCTTCCTGGTGCGCGGTCTGGCGGCCACCGCGGACTGGAGCGGGCCGTTCCTGCGCCTCTCCTACCGGGGCGGGCCGGACTCGCTGCTCTCGCAGAAGTCGGGCCATGCCCTGGGCGCCAGCATCCGCTGCAGCGTGCAGGTGGGCAGCGCCGCCTTCCAGACCCTGACCCTGCCCTACAACGAGGCCAGCGACCGCTACGAGGTGGAGATCTGGGGGTACCCAGGCAACGACCTGGCCGACCAGCTGGACGCCCGCGGGAAGGCCGCCCTGACCAGCGGCGAGCTGGTGGTGCGCACCGACATCGTTCAGGGGGCGGCGTCGGACTTCAACCGGGACGGGCTGGACGGCCAGTACGTCACCCAGGTGGCGCCCAACCACACGATGCACCCCATCCTGCCGCTCACCGTGGTGGTGGCCTTCTCCGACAGCGGCGGGACGGTGTGGGACAACAACAACGGGGCCAACTACACCTACCAGTTCAACATGATCGTGCGGGGCTGGGACAACTACCTGGGCGTGGGCATCAGCCCCAACCCGCACGGTGGGGTGGGGTTCCTGGAGTACCGCAACCTGCTGTCCAACTACGGGCGCTACGCCGGCAGCCACACGATGGACCGCACCCTGATGCCGTGGAACTTCGACGCCTTCGGCCACAAGGGCCACAACGGCGACGTGGAGCCCTTCCTGGCGGTGGAGTACATGGACCTCCACATCGTCCTGCCCGACTGCGGCATCGGCCTGCACCGCCACCGGGACAACCAGGAGGTCTTCCTGATGATGGACGGCGACGGGTTCATGGTGGTGGGCGACTGGTGCAAGATGGACGCCCGGGAGCGGTGCATGGAGATCCGCACGCTGCGCGCCGGCCACTTCGCCATGCTGAAGGGCGGCAACCTGCATGCCCTCATCAACCCGAGTGACGAGAACCTGTCCCTGTTCATGTTCGGCGGCTACGACTAG